DNA from Polyangia bacterium:
GCCCCGTCGGCCACCCTAGCTGCACCAATCGATCAAGGGCGATCGTGGTGGTGGGCGTGCGCAGGCCGGGATCGGTGGCACCGCCGCGCAGCTGTCCCAGCGCGACCAGAAACTCGACGTCCATGATGCCGCCCGGATCAAAGCGCAGATGGCGCGAGCCGCGCGGAACCCGGCCCCGTTCTTTTTCCACCCGCTCGCGCACGGCGCGCAGGTCGGTACGAAATTTCTGTTCGTCGAAGGGACGGTCGAAGGCGATGCCCGCGACGGTGGCGGCCAGGGCCTCCACGCCGGCCGCGGTCTCGGTGCTGAAGACCACCCGTGCCCGCAGCAACGCCGCCCGTTCCCAGCCGGCCGCCTCGCGCTCGTGATAGCGCACGAACGCTGCGTACGACGTCACCAGCAGGCCTTGCTCGCCCGACGGACGCAGGCGCGTGTCGACATGATAGAGGCGGCCGTCCTCCATCAGGGCCTGCAGCGCATTGATCACCCGCTGCGAGGCGCGCGCGTACCACTCGCGGTGGTCGACGCCGGTGCTGCTCTCGCCCTCGGCGCCGTAAAGGAAGACCAGATCCAGATCCGAGCCATAGCGCATCTCGCGCGCGCCCAGGCTGCCCAGCCCCAGCACGGTCAGCGCGGTGCACGGCTGGCCGTAACGGGCGTGCAGTGCCGGCAGCACGATGCCCATCACCTCGTCGAGACACGTCTCGGCCAGGGCGGTCAGCTGTTCGGAGATCGCGGCGGGATCGAGATTGCCCGAGACGTCGTGCAGCCCGATGCGCAGCAGCTCTTCCACTTGAAAGCGGCGCACGGCGCGCAGGCGATCCTCTTCGTCGCCGTCGGTGCTGTCGGTGCTGGCCAGCCGCGCCCGCAACGCCGCGGCCAGCTCGCCCGGCGCGCGAACCCGGGCGCCCAGGTTGTCGACCAGCGACTCCCACAGCTCGGGTCTTTGAATCAGCAGCGATGACAGCCGCTCGCTGGTGCCGAACAGCGTGGCCAGCATGCGCAAAAGCTGCGGGTGATCGCGCAGCAGGGCCATCAAGCCCGTCGACCCGCGCACGGTCAGATCGCGAAAGTGGGTCAGCGCCCGCGACGGATCGGGCGACGCCGCCGCCTGGGCCAGGAACGCCGGCGGGATGCGGCCGCGCACCAGCTCCAGGCTGTTGGCCGCGCCCTCTCCGTCGGAAAATCCCAGCGCCAGCAGCCGCTGCTCCATCTCCTCGCGCGGCAGCCCCGGATCCAGCAGGCGCAGGACCGCGTCGCCCGGCTGCGGCGCCGGATCGTTGAACGTCGCCGCGATGGCCTGCACCGCCGCCCGCTGGGTGGCCACCGCTTGATCGAAGGTCGGCAGATGGGAAAATCCCAGACGCTCGGCGAACCAGGCGCGCGTCTCGTCGTCGGCAGGCAGCCGGTGGGTCTGCGTGCCGTCCTCGATCTGCACGCGGTGTTCAAGCCGCCGCCAAAAACGATAGGCCTCGGCCAGGGTCTTCGCCTCGCGATCGGAGATAAGGCCCGCCATCAGCAGCTTGTGCAAGCCCGACAGCGTGGTGCGATCGCGCAGGTCGCGGCGTTTTCCGGCGTGCAGCAGCTGCAGCGTCTGCACCACCAGCTCGACGTCGCGGATGCCGCCCGAACCAAGCTTGACGTCAAAGCCGGCCGGCCCGTCGTCGCCCAGCGTGGCGGCGTCTCCCTGGGCGCGAAACATGGCCCGCAAGGCGCGGATGTCGTCGACGGTCTTGGCCTCGATGTGGCGCGGGTAGATGAACCCTTCCAGCGCGTCCAAAAGCTCGCGCCCGAAGGCGTGGTCGCCGGCGCACGGTCGGGCGCGCAGCAACGCTTGCCGCTCCCAGGTGCGCCCGAAGGTTTCGTAGTACCGCTCGGCCGCCGGCAGTGAATTGCACAGCGGACCGTTCTGGCCTTCCGGCCGCAGGCGCAGATCGACGCGAAAGATGGTCCCGTCGGCGGTCTTCTCTTCGATGGCATTGGTGATTCGCCGCGAAAGCTCGGAGAAATACTGGTGCAGGCTGATCCGGCCGGCCGCGCCAGCATCCGACGAGTAGAAATAACAAACGTCGACGTCCGACGAAAAGTTCAGCTCCTCGCCGCCCAGCTTTCCCATCGCCAGCACGACGAACGCCGCCGGGCCGTCGCCGGTCATCGGATCGCCGTGCTCGCGGCGCAGCTCGCCGTCGCAGAAGCGCCACGACTCGTCCAGGCACGCCTCGGCGAAATCCGACAGCTCGCGCGCCACCTCCAGCGTCGTGCCCCAGCCGAACTCGCGCGCGCCCAGACGCAGCACCTCGCGGCGGCGCGCCACCCGCAGGCGGCGCTTGAAATCGCTGAAGTCGCTCGCACCGCTGACCTCCGCCACCACGGCGGCGCGGATCAGCTCGGCCGGCTTTGGCTGCCACAACCAGGGATCCGCCGCCAGCGCCGCCAGCGCGTTCACGTCGGCCAGCAAAAGCTCGGTGAGAAAATCGCCGCTCTCGACGATCGCCTGCAGCAACCGCCGGGCAACGTCGTGCTCGGGCCCCGGTCCAGGCACAGTGCCGCCGCGTTCGACGAAGCGGTCGAAACGCGCCTGCACCGCCGGCCGCATCAGAGATCGGCTTGGGCGACCGAAAACTTGTTGTTCTGGCTGTCGATGACCTTGAAGCTGTTGCGGGCCTCCGCCGGCAACAGACCTTGCAGGTGACCCTGCTGGCCGCGTTCAAAGATGAAGAACTGGCGGGTGCCGCGGTGACGGCCAATCCAATCCTTCAACCGATCGTCGGCGCCCTCCTGATCGAACACGGTGCGATCCTCGGTCGGCCCTTCGTAGATTTCATTCTTCGTGTAGAAGGTCTCGCCTCGCCAGTACATCTGATAGGCCACCAGACGCTCTTGCGGTGAGCGGCGGGCGCGGTAGTAAGCGGCGATCGGCACCTTCTGCGACCAGTACGGCGCCACATCGCGCATGTAGACGTCCAGCAAGAAGAAGGTGAACACCACCGCCGCGCCGCTGAGCCCGACCACCGCCCAGCGTCGAGTCCGCGCGAAGATGAGCCCGACCGTGGCGACCAGGAACAGCGCACAGAACACCATCAGCGGCGTCGAGAAATCCAGTCCCTCCGGCCACGGCCGCCCGCGCGGGTTGTGAATGTAGTCGTACGAAAACAACCACAGAAAATGTTGGGAGGCGTTCTTGGTCTCGACCAGATCCACCGTCACCAGCAAGAGCAGCGGAATCCCCAGCAGCGCTGCCGCCGCCGCCATTCGCCGCGCCCCGCGGGATATCACGTCGTCGATGAAGCAGCCGATGACGATGCACAGGCCCGGGATCGCCGGCAGCACGTAGTGGTGGAACTTGGTCATCGACATCGACACCACCGTGTACGCCGAGACGAACCAGATCGCGCCCAGGCGGATGATCCCTTGCTTGCGCACCTCGGCCGGCGTCTCCGGACCGCTGCCGGCGTGCGACGCCCGCATCACCGACCAGCCCAGGGCCGCCGGCGCCAGCGCCACCCACGGCAGCAACGAATAGCCAAGCTCGCGCAGGAAGTACTCGAACGAGCCGCGATCACCGTGACGGCCAAGCACCATGCGCCGCCAGTGGTTATCGCCGAACAGTTCGTTCCAGAACGGCAGGCCGTGGCGAATCAGCATGGCGTGGTGCCAGGGCACCGCCACCACCGCCATGCCGATCAGCGACACCACCACGCCGTAGAGAAGCTGCGCCCGCCGCAGCCGCCGCCAGTTCCAGGTGAACGCCAGATAGGCGAGAAAGATGATCAGCGGCAGCCCCAGGCCGGCCAGACCCTTCGCCAGCACCGCCAGGCCGCACAGGATGGCGGCGATGTAGAGATAAAGCGGCGCCTTGTACCGCGTGCGCGCCGCCAGAAACACGAAGGCGGCGAAGCCCAGGTAGTATGGAATCATCGCCACCGCGCCGTACATCTTCACGGTGTGGTCGCGCCAGGGGATCTCCACCTTCAGCTGATAGGAATCGATGATGAGCTGTGGGATGCAGACCAGCGCGAACAGGATCAGGCCGCCGTAGAACAGCCCGTGGTGCGGCCAGCTGCGCCAGCCGCGGCCCTTGCGCGGCAGCAGCTGATCTTCGTCGTCGAACAACGCCAGACCGCCCAGCGCCAGCGCCATGGCCATCGGCCCGACGAACGCCATGTCGGTCATCGCTTGCCGCGCCACCAGGCTGTACATCGGCGCGGTGGCGACGATGATGGCGGACAGCACGCCGGCGCGCCGGCTGACGAAGCGCGCGGTGATCAAGTAAACAGCGTAGATGCCGAGAACGCCCATCAGAACGAACGGCGTCCGTACTGCCCATTCGGCTTTGTAGGTCAGGGCCATCTCGCCCGGATCGCCGCCGCGCAGGCCGACGCCGGCGATGTGCATGCCAATGCTCATCAGCCAGAAAGACAGCACCGGCTTGGACCAGAACACGTCCAGATCGCGCGGCGAGCCCGGCCACCACAGGCTGATGAAGTCGCCTCGGTAAGTCATCTGCCGCGCCACTTCCGAATAGTGGGTCTCCCACGGATCCCACAGGCCGTACGTCCCGGCCAGCGGCAGATACAGCAGTAGCCCGAACAGGATGACGAACAAGGCCATCTGCCGTTCGGTGAAGCGGTCGAAGAAACTCGGCGACGCTGGGGTGTTCACGTGGCACCGATCTTTTGCAACGAGCGCGGCGGAAGGTCCATCACTTTCGGTGGTCGCCGGTCGATCTGGGCTAGTCTGGCGGCGGATGGCCGAAGAGAAGAAGCCGCCGCGCCCGGTCGAGAAGAATTACATCACCCCGGCTGGCTATAAGAAGCTGACCGAGGAGTTCGATTTCCTGCGCGCCAAAAAGCGCCCCGAGGTGGTCAGCGCCCTGGCCGACGCCGCCGCCGAGGGCGACCGCTCCGAGAACGCCGAGTACATCTACCGGAAGCGCCAGCTGCGCCAGATCGACAGCCGCCTGCGCTTTCTGTCCAAGCGCCTCGACTTCGTGGCCGTGGTCGACCCGAGCGAGCAAAAACGCCGTGACCGGGTCTTCTTCGGCGCCACGGTCGAGGTGCAGGATGCGGAGGGCGCGTCGTTCGTCTACCGCATCGTTGGCGTCGACGAAACCGACGGCACCGCGGGCGACGTCTCGTGGAAGTCACCGGTCGGCCGCGCGCTGCTGGGCAAGGCCCTGGACGACACGGTCATCGTCAAATGGCACGCCGGCCTGCGCGAGCTGACCATCATGACCATCGACTATCGCTGACGCCGCGTTCGTTAGCGCTGCCGGCGCGTTCGCGCCAAGGCCAGCCCCAGCAGCAACGCCAGTGCCGCCGCCGAGCCCGCGGGCGCGTCGCCCACGTTGCAAGCGCAGCCTCCGCCACCACCGGCGGTCGTCGCCCCCGGCATGACCCCGCCCACCGGCGTGGCCGGCGTTCCGTCGGGCATGAGGGCGCTGGGCGGCAAGGCCAGGGCCGCCGCCACCGCGCGGTTGTGCTTGGTGAGGTTCTGTTCGATCAGCGCGGCGTTGTCGGCCACGTGGTTGCCCTCGCCGCCCTCGGCGCGCTGGTAGGCGACGTCCA
Protein-coding regions in this window:
- the glnE gene encoding bifunctional [glutamate--ammonia ligase]-adenylyl-L-tyrosine phosphorylase/[glutamate--ammonia-ligase] adenylyltransferase, with product MRPAVQARFDRFVERGGTVPGPGPEHDVARRLLQAIVESGDFLTELLLADVNALAALAADPWLWQPKPAELIRAAVVAEVSGASDFSDFKRRLRVARRREVLRLGAREFGWGTTLEVARELSDFAEACLDESWRFCDGELRREHGDPMTGDGPAAFVVLAMGKLGGEELNFSSDVDVCYFYSSDAGAAGRISLHQYFSELSRRITNAIEEKTADGTIFRVDLRLRPEGQNGPLCNSLPAAERYYETFGRTWERQALLRARPCAGDHAFGRELLDALEGFIYPRHIEAKTVDDIRALRAMFRAQGDAATLGDDGPAGFDVKLGSGGIRDVELVVQTLQLLHAGKRRDLRDRTTLSGLHKLLMAGLISDREAKTLAEAYRFWRRLEHRVQIEDGTQTHRLPADDETRAWFAERLGFSHLPTFDQAVATQRAAVQAIAATFNDPAPQPGDAVLRLLDPGLPREEMEQRLLALGFSDGEGAANSLELVRGRIPPAFLAQAAASPDPSRALTHFRDLTVRGSTGLMALLRDHPQLLRMLATLFGTSERLSSLLIQRPELWESLVDNLGARVRAPGELAAALRARLASTDSTDGDEEDRLRAVRRFQVEELLRIGLHDVSGNLDPAAISEQLTALAETCLDEVMGIVLPALHARYGQPCTALTVLGLGSLGAREMRYGSDLDLVFLYGAEGESSTGVDHREWYARASQRVINALQALMEDGRLYHVDTRLRPSGEQGLLVTSYAAFVRYHEREAAGWERAALLRARVVFSTETAAGVEALAATVAGIAFDRPFDEQKFRTDLRAVRERVEKERGRVPRGSRHLRFDPGGIMDVEFLVALGQLRGGATDPGLRTPTTTIALDRLVQLGWPTGLREDYAFLRRLALRLRLLRDRPEEVLSPADQLALARTLEREPAPLLEELDRRMARVRAIFRERL
- a CDS encoding glycosyltransferase family 39 protein, with amino-acid sequence MNTPASPSFFDRFTERQMALFVILFGLLLYLPLAGTYGLWDPWETHYSEVARQMTYRGDFISLWWPGSPRDLDVFWSKPVLSFWLMSIGMHIAGVGLRGGDPGEMALTYKAEWAVRTPFVLMGVLGIYAVYLITARFVSRRAGVLSAIIVATAPMYSLVARQAMTDMAFVGPMAMALALGGLALFDDEDQLLPRKGRGWRSWPHHGLFYGGLILFALVCIPQLIIDSYQLKVEIPWRDHTVKMYGAVAMIPYYLGFAAFVFLAARTRYKAPLYLYIAAILCGLAVLAKGLAGLGLPLIIFLAYLAFTWNWRRLRRAQLLYGVVVSLIGMAVVAVPWHHAMLIRHGLPFWNELFGDNHWRRMVLGRHGDRGSFEYFLRELGYSLLPWVALAPAALGWSVMRASHAGSGPETPAEVRKQGIIRLGAIWFVSAYTVVSMSMTKFHHYVLPAIPGLCIVIGCFIDDVISRGARRMAAAAALLGIPLLLLVTVDLVETKNASQHFLWLFSYDYIHNPRGRPWPEGLDFSTPLMVFCALFLVATVGLIFARTRRWAVVGLSGAAVVFTFFLLDVYMRDVAPYWSQKVPIAAYYRARRSPQERLVAYQMYWRGETFYTKNEIYEGPTEDRTVFDQEGADDRLKDWIGRHRGTRQFFIFERGQQGHLQGLLPAEARNSFKVIDSQNNKFSVAQADL
- the greB gene encoding transcription elongation factor GreB — translated: MAEEKKPPRPVEKNYITPAGYKKLTEEFDFLRAKKRPEVVSALADAAAEGDRSENAEYIYRKRQLRQIDSRLRFLSKRLDFVAVVDPSEQKRRDRVFFGATVEVQDAEGASFVYRIVGVDETDGTAGDVSWKSPVGRALLGKALDDTVIVKWHAGLRELTIMTIDYR